The DNA segment CTGCACAaatttcacaaagaaaaattatgactGATGAATTAATTGTATACCCTTTCTTTAATCATCTAGATTGAGTGTTACTGGCCTCACCTGGTTTGCAGCATCAATTTCTTCCACGTTAAAGTATTTAGCCAATTCAAGGCAAAAGAGGGTTCTTCCATCAGACTTGAAATGACTAGCTTGAACTGGGTCTTGTGGGTTGAAGGATGATCTCCAGTTATTTAGCAGACCGGTTCTGTTTATTATCACAAATCCTTCAATGTAGTCAAACGTGTTTTCTGAAGATATTAACAGCTCTTGGTCTCTTGTGAATGACGTGAAATCTGAGTACAACACTCTAATCCATTTCACCTGTtccaaaaaatacaaaactttcgGTTATGACAATTTGTGCTCCCAAGAACAAACCAAAACCAAAGACCATGTTTCTGGTATAATCACTGATGCATTACCATGGCAGGTGCTGGTTCAAGGACAATTCTTGCTCGGGTTATAATGCCAAACTGGCCAAGTCCCCCAAGAACACTGTGAAAGAGTTCCCCATTATGCTCAGCGGAAGAGTTCACCACCTCCCCTGTTCCTGCAGCCAGCCAGGTTAAAAATGAATCACTAGTTCAGAAAAGACAAAATAGTatctgctgctgctgctgctgctgcagtTACACAGTTCATTTTGTTTTCACTAACCTGTAACAATCTCCAGCTGCTGAACATTGCTTATCTGGGGACCATACTTAAATGCCTGACCACTGACACCAGCGTTGGAGAGAGTGCCACCAACTGTCAGATGCAGGTAGTCTGTCCACGATCTTGGCGCCAACCCGTATCTCAGAGTCTCATGCAAGATGTTTATCCACAATTCACCACCTGAAACATCCACGTATGGAGGAAAATTTCCTACGTGTACCTGCATTTTTGGGACCTTGAGTGATTCCATGTTGATCACAATTCCTCCATTAGCTTGAGCCTGGCCCTGGAGTGAGTGGCCGTGCCCCCTCGCTGCAACCGTTAGGTGTGAACTAGGACCCCTCATCCAGACATGCTTTATGGTGGCTGCAATATCAGAAACTGATTCTGGATACAGTACTGCCATTGGATGATACTGATACCTGTTTCCAAAGTCTCTGGCTGCATTCCTAAGGCTAAgttcatcaaaatttaaatgcCCTCCAAGGGGAAGTGATTTCAGCGAAGAGGGGATGCTGGAAAGACCCAGATCAAGCCGAACAGCTATGCAACTAATGAACAATATGGTGAAGCCTCTGAGGAACAGAATGTTGTGTTCTACAACGAGACTATGAGGTGAATAAGagtatctcattttttttcttcttcttcttctgtttgaTGGTAGTTGAAGGAATAAAAGCGTGATTTTGTAGACGATGTTATTTGTGAGTACGAGTAAAAGGAGAAAGTGATGGAGAGTGAAGGAACTTAAGGTTTGGGCAAGAATTTAAAGGAGTCTGTGGGTGGCTTGGTCAACCGTCGTTATGTCATGACTTGGTAGAAAGCGTATGTGGACTTCTTACTTGGAAGGAAGAGTGTTAAAAGAGAGACGCCAAAGGCATTACACGGAAGCCAAAGTTGAAGAGGAAAAGTAACATCAAAGAGAGATCACACAAAAATCTTCTACTTTTCCAAACAGTGCTAACCACAATTACATCTTATTATAACAATAACATGAAGGAAAGAcatgtttcaaatatttgtcCATTAATGAATCTAAGGATGGTTTTTTACATAGGTACATATACTCTTAATTAAGCATACATTGTACACTAAACTGAACAGATAATAATAAAGTTGAGCATGTTATATATACAAGTGTGATGTCAATTTGTGATGTGTTGAGATTTGATTAGTGTTAGTgtgtttctggtgaaccgtgacCGATCAGTTTTATATAGTGTTGGTGGTGAGTCCACTATTGAGGGAATGTAAACGTCGCGTATCCTGCAATTAGATTGAATGAGAAGGACTTGATTGGTGGGGTAGGTGTTGGTCCATGAGACACGTGAAGTCTTGATTCATTTGTGGTGTAGGGACCTCTTGTGTGGGCAGTGTTGTAGGgcatgaaagaagaagaggaaatggGAGTGGCAGTTTTGGAGGAAGAAATGAGACAGTGCTTCTTTCTTGCATATCTGCTGAAGCATGCACAACTACCACTGCACTGTTTCTGCCATGCTATTGTGTCGAATCTTTAGTACCAAGCTATTGGACAAGTCTCCATTGATTCTCTGGGAGGGTGATGCCATGCCAGTACTGCCATAACTTTATCCTCCACCATGGCCAAATCACTTTGTCACCTCATTAGATTGCCAAAACTGCTTTCGTGATCTTCTGTTCAAATTATATCGGATCACCAATGGGATATGTGGTCCTGCAAAACCTCCATTGCTCCCTCTCGGAAACATATATCAATGTGCAAtactctcttcctctctttcctTCTTCCACAAGTCTCTCCAAGTGAAGTTTCACTGAGAAtattctctttcctttttctggATTCTCTTCTAGTGCAGCAGTAAACAAGTTTTACCAAGATGATCAATTTAAGAATAAAGAACAATCTGTCAACATTAACAGAAAAACAGTTCTTCAAGTATTTCATTGTAAGAGAAATTGGTAAGTTGTATATGTGGTAGAAAATCAGGATCTTGATGTCATATAAACTCAATAATAGTTATTTCCTATATATGGTTCCATTGCAGCTTAATTCTAAACCTAATATACAGTACAAAAAGGTTGACCTTTATTGTCCACCCTCAATTGGAAGTGCTAACCTTTCTCATATACAAACACATATAACTCATTCAATCAATGGATTAAGATTATTGTTGGAATTTGACTAGGGTATGTGTGGTAGAAAACCTAATCCATCTTTTTATGAGAGTTacttttttagaaagaaaaaagaaaagaaaagaatgtgaTGTAAAGAGTAATTATCATGTGGGGCTAGTGAAGACACGTATGGTGAGAGGCACATCATGGGGCCTTCATTGCTTAGATTTTAGAGAGCAGAATCAGCTTTTTAGGCAGAGTAAAATCTCACGAGTATGAACACTGAACAATTGTCATGTTTCACAAATCCATTAAAATggttttattaacaaaataagacAAGAATGAGACATGAGTGACACATGTTAATATGATATGAGAAGTGGGATATGCCCAACAACAACGTAGACAAGACAAGACAACGTACCTTTGACGTTTTCACATTATTTACATCTCACATTAATCAAAACCATT comes from the Vigna radiata var. radiata cultivar VC1973A chromosome 2, Vradiata_ver6, whole genome shotgun sequence genome and includes:
- the LOC106779231 gene encoding cytokinin dehydrogenase 6 — its product is MRYSYSPHSLVVEHNILFLRGFTILFISCIAVRLDLGLSSIPSSLKSLPLGGHLNFDELSLRNAARDFGNRYQYHPMAVLYPESVSDIAATIKHVWMRGPSSHLTVAARGHGHSLQGQAQANGGIVINMESLKVPKMQVHVGNFPPYVDVSGGELWINILHETLRYGLAPRSWTDYLHLTVGGTLSNAGVSGQAFKYGPQISNVQQLEIVTGTGEVVNSSAEHNGELFHSVLGGLGQFGIITRARIVLEPAPAMVKWIRVLYSDFTSFTRDQELLISSENTFDYIEGFVIINRTGLLNNWRSSFNPQDPVQASHFKSDGRTLFCLELAKYFNVEEIDAANQEVEEHLSRLSYIQSTLFSTEVTFVDFLDRVHVSEVKLRSKGLWDVPHPWLNLLIPRSQIHNFAEVVFGNILTETSNGPVLIYPVNKSKWDNRTSVVIPEEDIFYLVAFLTSAVPSSNGTDGLEYILSQNKRILEFCQRAQLGVKQYLPHYNTQQEWRAHFGPQWETFLQRKSVYDPLAILAPGQRIFQKAITFS